From the Triticum urartu cultivar G1812 chromosome 4, Tu2.1, whole genome shotgun sequence genome, the window GACGTGATTCGTAGAGCCTTTTTTTGGGCCGCGGCAAACTGCTCGGGAGCACATTGTCTTATTACTTGGAAAAATGTTTCCAAACCTAAAAAATGGTGGTCTAGGCATAAAACATTTGCTTCTCTAGAATAATTGCTTACTAATGAAGTTTGCTTTCAAACTACTTTAGGGTAAGAGCCTACCTTGGGTAAACTGGTACTATAATAGATACTCCCACTCCATCGCAGATAAACCTACAAACCCCTCGTTTTTTGGAAAGTGGTAAACTCTCAGCTACCTACACTTCAAAATATATCCTTTGTGCTGACAAACAATGGCCTTACTACTTTTTTTGGACCGATAATTGGATCACTCATAAACCTCTAGCCACTGTTTACCCTCACCTCTACTCAACACCAAGTACAATCTCCTCAAGGAGACGATCACTAATGGTTCTATTTGCCCGCGATGTGATGCACCGATGGAGGATGCTACTCACTTGTTTGTCCAGTGCCTGTTTGCAGTTCAGGTCTGGGAGGCCCTACAACTCGCCGCACCACTCTCGTTTACTGTAATTTGGGATATAACTTTACCAACTGGGCTCGACTACGAAATTTGGCCGTCGGTCGTGCTCACTATTTTGTAGAAAATTTAGGGCTCTAGGAACGCTTCTGTTTTTCGCAATGAAAATCACACGCCTAGAACTACGCTTCTGAAACCTTAGATTCCCTCATAAAAGGGTGGCTGTCGTGTCTTGGCGTCAATACCTTTCCCTGCGCGCTAGCGCTCTCTTGTAACCCTGCCTCTGGCGCTTTGAGTAATATATTCAGGTGGGGATGCTCTCCCCACGGTGATTGTTAAAAGAAAACTTATATTGTTTATCAGAAGAAAAAAAATCTCCTTCACTGTTATTTTTGCCGTGTTTTTTCTCCTTTCACGTGACTGTCCATTCACTAACATCAGCAGTATGTCACACAGCTCGCGTCAATTCATTAACATCAGCAATATGTCACACAGCTTGAAGAAAACGGTAATCATCCATAACTAGTTCACTGAGCATACTCCCTCGGATTATTTAAAAAACTACCGCTAATTCCCTGGCCAATCAAACTACGTATCCGGCTGGACGATAGAGCCACCCGCCAGTCAACTCCTAGTTGCGGTGGCTGCAGCAGAGTGCCTGGACGATGCGCGTGCGGTGCTCCGGGTGGACGCTGATGACGAGCCAGAGGAAGGCGAGGACGCCCGCCCAGACGAGGATGTCCATGGACAGGTGAGTCCTGGGCTGCGACACCACGAAGGTGAGCACAAGGCTGGAGTAGGCCACCACGAACGACCACCGCACGTGCCGCGAGTCCGCCGACATCCGCACCAGCAGGCTCAGCGTCATCACCATCGAGCTCGCGAACCCAGCCCAGCTCGCCGCCATGAACAGCCAGTACCTGCACATCCGGCATGTCAACCGATACTGGCATGGCATGAACGACCGATCGAGTGGTTTTCACGGCGCGCGCGTACCTTGGGCGGTGCAGGTCGCGCATGATGGGGTCGCCGGCGCGGTAAAGCTCCCTGCCGTCCACCGACTTTGTCTCCTGCCAGTACCCGCCGGGGATGTTGGTGCCGAGCTGGTAGGTGAGCGTGGTGATCAGCGTGGCCACCACCAGCAGCGTGTTGGCGTCGTTGCCGACCCAGGTGTTCGGTCCCTGCCCGCCGAGCTGCTGCTGGTTCACGGCCGGCTGGTCGTGAGCCGCTGGTGGCGGCGGGTTCACGGCTGCTGCTGGTGCTTGGTGGCCCATCTCGACGTTGCCCGCCGGCGCCGCGCCTGGGTGAACTATGGGGAGGTGGAGGTCCATGCTCGCTCACTACCCAGTAGGGATCTCGAATCGGAGGAAGGTTCGGTGCTTGGTTGTGGTGACACCTCGATCGATCGGGGTTGGTTGCGCGGACGATGTGAGTGGCTCAGTGAAGTCGTGTAGGGCAAATATATAGAGTGGAGGTGGAGGAGCTCTGTGCTTCGCCGGGTCAAGTGAAGTCTACGACGCAGTGTTTTGTTATCCCGTAGAAATGACCGCGTCGTTGGCGACCCGTATCTTCTACGAACTCTCTTGACGCCCGCGTTGCCCCTCCCCCGCAAAATCACCCTGCATTTCAGCTGACCGAGTCTTTGGCGACCTGTGTCGTCTGCGTTGACCTGTGGGCTCCAGGAGTTGTTGGGCACTTGGACGTACTACGTGCTCTCTCCAACACCTTTAGGCATCTATGTTGCGCCACCAAATACTCCACCCATGGTTGCCATATAGTCTTCGTATGGATGACTTTGTGGGAAACATTAACCAAGCTGCGGTGCATTATTAAGTGAAAAATAGACTCAAAATTCTTG encodes:
- the LOC125554022 gene encoding uncharacterized protein LOC125554022 — translated: MDLHLPIVHPGAAPAGNVEMGHQAPAAAVNPPPPAAHDQPAVNQQQLGGQGPNTWVGNDANTLLVVATLITTLTYQLGTNIPGGYWQETKSVDGRELYRAGDPIMRDLHRPRYWLFMAASWAGFASSMVMTLSLLVRMSADSRHVRWSFVVAYSSLVLTFVVSQPRTHLSMDILVWAGVLAFLWLVISVHPEHRTRIVQALCCSHRN